Proteins from a single region of Bremerella sp. JC817:
- a CDS encoding FHA domain-containing protein: MERDLPNAPANVQQSHDRSGKQAALFISRGQANQRERRIDSAMFTIGSGSDCDLVLGDDQFPELFAYVLRTQDGYRIRCLAPEPVLTVNAEDAIATRLEEGDRIRCGPYEFRFHQLAASPSRPADGSSTKLSSAAMPWIATDGQTQDGIAASHRLIRDIRLRIDGIGQSTQSHRRSA; this comes from the coding sequence ATGGAACGAGATCTCCCAAACGCCCCGGCCAATGTCCAGCAATCCCATGACCGCTCTGGCAAACAGGCGGCGTTGTTCATTTCGCGCGGACAAGCCAACCAACGTGAACGCCGAATCGATTCGGCCATGTTCACCATTGGATCGGGATCCGACTGCGACCTGGTGCTGGGAGACGACCAGTTTCCCGAACTGTTCGCCTACGTGCTGCGTACCCAAGACGGCTACCGAATCCGTTGCCTTGCTCCGGAACCGGTTCTGACGGTCAATGCCGAAGACGCGATCGCTACCCGATTGGAAGAAGGCGATCGAATCCGTTGCGGTCCGTATGAATTTCGATTTCACCAGCTTGCCGCCTCGCCATCGCGTCCGGCGGACGGCAGCTCGACCAAACTTTCATCCGCGGCGATGCCTTGGATCGCGACGGATGGCCAGACCCAGGACGGCATCGCGGCCTCGCACCGGCTGATCCGCGACATTCGTTTGCGAATCGATGGTATCGGCCAATCCACTCAATCGCACCGCCGGTCGGCATGA
- the atpC gene encoding ATP synthase F1 subunit epsilon, translating to MPSIQCIVVTPEKTALETTADFIALPLADGEMGVGENHAPVIGRLGYGEMRIVSGSQTQRLYVDGGFVQIANNEVNILTGKAIPSAQIDVAQAEVQLAEASKAAAPTDELAAIKTRNIEQARNQIRAAKRAGK from the coding sequence GTGCCTTCCATCCAATGCATTGTGGTCACGCCGGAAAAGACCGCACTCGAAACGACTGCTGACTTCATCGCCCTCCCCCTTGCGGACGGCGAGATGGGTGTCGGTGAAAACCACGCCCCAGTGATCGGTCGACTCGGTTACGGCGAAATGCGAATCGTCTCTGGCAGCCAGACCCAGCGTCTGTATGTCGACGGCGGATTCGTTCAGATCGCGAACAATGAAGTCAATATCCTGACCGGCAAGGCCATCCCTTCCGCTCAGATCGATGTTGCCCAGGCCGAAGTCCAGTTGGCGGAAGCCTCGAAAGCGGCTGCCCCAACCGATGAGCTGGCAGCGATCAAAACGCGCAACATCGAACAAGCCCGCAACCAGATCCGGGCCGCCAAGCGAGCCGGCAAGTAA
- the atpD gene encoding F0F1 ATP synthase subunit beta gives MATATDQKIGKITQVIGSTFDAEFGEGELPAIYNAVKVQGDYKGVSIKLTGEVQQHLGGNRVRCIALGSTDGLIRGLDCVDQGVPISVPVGKATLGRVFNVTGDPIDGRGPVDAETYMPIHRSAPAVDELSTSTEVFETGIKVIDLLTPFVRGGKAGLFGGAGLGKTVILTELIARIASAHGGFSVFAGVGERTREGTDLWLEMQETEIGTTGRYVIEQTCMVFGQMNEPPGARLRVAMSALTMAEHFRDATGTDTLLFVDNIFRFSQAGSEVSALLGRMPSAVGYQPTLATEMGALQERIASTKKGAITSVQAVYVPADDPTDPAPATAFGQLDAFIYLERSISEKGIYPAVDPLASSSRILDPQYVGERHYAIARRVQTTLQRYRELQDIIAILGIDELSETDKTIVHRARRIERFLSQPFLVAEKFIGKPGEITPLADTIRSFEEICDGKWDHLPESAFMYVGSIEQAEEQAKKMAKEKG, from the coding sequence ATGGCGACTGCGACCGACCAGAAAATCGGAAAGATCACCCAGGTCATCGGTTCGACCTTCGATGCCGAGTTCGGCGAAGGCGAATTGCCGGCGATCTATAACGCTGTGAAGGTTCAAGGCGACTACAAGGGCGTCTCGATCAAACTGACCGGCGAAGTTCAACAGCACCTGGGCGGTAACCGCGTTCGCTGTATTGCCCTGGGTAGCACCGACGGTCTGATCCGCGGCCTGGACTGCGTCGATCAAGGTGTGCCGATTTCGGTTCCTGTCGGTAAGGCGACCCTGGGCCGCGTGTTCAACGTGACCGGCGATCCGATCGACGGCCGCGGTCCGGTTGACGCCGAAACCTACATGCCAATTCACCGCTCGGCTCCGGCGGTTGACGAACTGTCGACCAGCACCGAAGTGTTCGAGACCGGTATTAAGGTGATCGACCTTCTGACGCCGTTTGTGCGTGGTGGTAAAGCGGGTCTGTTCGGTGGTGCCGGTCTGGGTAAGACCGTTATTCTCACCGAGCTCATTGCTCGTATCGCTTCGGCTCACGGTGGTTTCTCGGTGTTCGCCGGTGTGGGTGAACGTACCCGTGAAGGTACCGACCTCTGGCTCGAAATGCAGGAAACGGAAATCGGTACGACCGGCCGTTACGTTATCGAACAAACCTGCATGGTGTTCGGTCAGATGAACGAACCACCAGGTGCTCGTCTGCGTGTCGCCATGAGCGCCCTGACGATGGCCGAACATTTCCGCGATGCGACCGGTACCGACACCCTGTTGTTCGTCGACAACATCTTCCGCTTCTCGCAAGCGGGTTCGGAAGTGTCCGCTCTGCTGGGTCGTATGCCATCGGCCGTGGGTTACCAGCCAACTCTGGCAACCGAAATGGGTGCCCTGCAGGAACGTATCGCTTCGACTAAGAAGGGTGCTATTACTTCGGTGCAGGCCGTTTACGTTCCTGCGGACGATCCGACTGACCCGGCTCCTGCAACGGCGTTCGGTCAGCTCGACGCGTTCATCTACCTCGAACGATCGATTTCGGAAAAGGGTATTTACCCTGCCGTGGATCCGCTGGCATCGTCCAGCCGTATTCTCGATCCACAGTACGTGGGTGAACGCCACTACGCGATCGCTCGCCGGGTGCAGACCACTTTGCAGCGTTACCGCGAACTGCAGGATATTATCGCGATTCTCGGTATCGACGAATTGAGCGAAACGGACAAGACGATCGTGCATCGTGCTCGTCGTATCGAACGTTTCCTGTCGCAGCCTTTCCTCGTGGCTGAAAAGTTCATCGGCAAGCCGGGTGAAATCACGCCGTTGGCCGACACCATCCGCAGCTTCGAAGAAATCTGCGATGGCAAGTGGGACCACCTGCCAGAATCGGCCTTCATGTATGTTGGTTCGATCGAACAGGCGGAAGAACAAGCCAAGAAGATGGCCAAAGAGAAGGGTTAA
- the atpG gene encoding ATP synthase F1 subunit gamma codes for MANPRTLDKRRKSVRNIKKITRTMELIATARFKQAMDRASAATAFTSRITQLVKDLTAADLQFEHPLLEKRDTKKKAVLLVLTSNRGLCGGFNGNICRAAFPRLAELQAEYDEVELRISGKKGIAIFRIQRKRTADVSYLQFEDKPKYEEVEPIAVELLDAFQSHEIDRLDVAYMKFVSSSRQEPCLETLLPLGSLEGADAEGSAPSESKGSMYEFIPSAESILEEVVPTSFKVKLFKCFLDAAVCEQIARMVAMKAATENANDLIKFLSREYNRARQGRITNEIMEIIGGVEALASS; via the coding sequence ATGGCCAATCCCAGAACCCTCGACAAACGCCGCAAGTCGGTTCGCAACATCAAGAAGATTACGCGAACGATGGAGCTTATCGCCACGGCCCGCTTCAAGCAGGCCATGGATCGAGCTTCGGCTGCCACGGCGTTCACCTCGCGGATCACGCAGTTGGTGAAAGACCTGACCGCGGCCGACCTGCAGTTCGAGCATCCATTGCTGGAAAAGCGGGATACGAAGAAGAAGGCTGTGTTGCTGGTGCTGACCTCGAATCGCGGTCTGTGCGGTGGTTTCAACGGTAACATCTGCCGAGCGGCCTTCCCTCGCCTGGCAGAACTGCAAGCCGAGTACGACGAAGTCGAGCTGCGAATCTCCGGTAAGAAGGGGATCGCCATCTTCCGCATCCAGCGGAAGCGTACCGCCGACGTCTCGTACCTCCAGTTTGAAGACAAGCCGAAGTACGAAGAAGTGGAACCGATCGCTGTCGAATTGCTCGACGCGTTTCAGTCCCACGAGATCGACCGCCTCGACGTTGCCTACATGAAGTTTGTTTCCAGCTCGCGGCAAGAGCCATGCCTGGAAACGCTGCTTCCACTCGGTTCCCTCGAAGGGGCCGACGCGGAAGGTTCGGCTCCTAGCGAGTCGAAGGGCTCGATGTACGAGTTCATCCCTTCGGCCGAAAGCATCCTGGAAGAGGTCGTCCCGACCAGCTTCAAGGTGAAACTGTTCAAGTGCTTCCTCGACGCCGCCGTGTGCGAACAGATTGCCCGTATGGTGGCAATGAAGGCTGCGACCGAGAACGCCAACGATTTGATCAAGTTCCTGTCGCGCGAATACAACCGCGCTCGTCAGGGACGTATTACCAACGAAATTATGGAGATCATCGGCGGCGTCGAAGCTCTGGCAAGTTCCTAA
- the atpA gene encoding F0F1 ATP synthase subunit alpha, with product MKFNADEIASVIKQEIQQFDTQVDVREVGRVLEVGDGIARVYGLSGIMAGEMVEFPNGTIGLAFNLEENSVGVIILGDYLTIKEGDEVKALGTLLSVPVGDAVLGRVVDPLGNPLDGMGPIQATETRPVEFLAPGVSERKPVHEPMQTGIKAVDAMTPVGRGQRQLIIGDRKTGKTAIALDAILNQKNTGVKCFYVAVGQKDSSVAGVVEVLRRNGAMDYTTVIVAGASTPAPLQYVAPYAGTAMAEYFMFNGQAALIVYDDLSKQASAYRELSLLMRRPPGREAYPGDVFYCHSRLLERSAKLSDELGAGSLTSLPIIETLEGEVSAYIPTNVISITDGQIYLQPDLFFAGIRPAMNVGISVSRVGGNAQIKAMKKVAGGLRLDLAAFRELEAFAQLGTELDEATQRRLDRGYRMVELLKQGQYKPLDVYDQILSIYAGTRGHLDEVPVVDVLRWEAEYLEFAKAKYPQIREQLEATKDLTDEVRDLMEKAIAEFQKTFVESQSA from the coding sequence ATGAAATTCAACGCGGACGAAATCGCTTCTGTCATCAAACAGGAAATCCAGCAGTTCGACACGCAAGTCGATGTGCGAGAAGTTGGACGTGTCCTGGAAGTGGGTGACGGTATCGCTCGGGTCTACGGCCTTTCCGGCATCATGGCCGGTGAAATGGTCGAGTTCCCTAACGGCACGATCGGCCTGGCCTTCAATCTCGAAGAAAACAGCGTCGGTGTGATCATTCTGGGCGACTACCTCACCATCAAAGAAGGTGACGAAGTCAAAGCCCTCGGTACCCTGCTCTCGGTTCCCGTCGGTGACGCAGTGCTGGGTCGCGTGGTCGATCCGCTCGGCAACCCGCTCGACGGCATGGGTCCGATCCAGGCCACCGAAACTCGCCCGGTCGAATTCCTCGCTCCTGGCGTGTCGGAACGTAAGCCGGTTCACGAACCAATGCAGACCGGTATCAAGGCTGTCGACGCCATGACCCCGGTTGGTCGTGGTCAGCGTCAGTTGATCATTGGTGACCGTAAGACGGGCAAAACGGCTATCGCCCTCGATGCCATCCTGAACCAGAAGAACACCGGCGTGAAGTGCTTCTACGTCGCTGTCGGTCAGAAGGACTCGTCGGTCGCTGGTGTGGTCGAAGTGCTTCGCCGCAACGGTGCCATGGATTACACCACGGTGATCGTCGCTGGTGCAAGTACTCCTGCTCCTCTGCAGTACGTGGCTCCTTACGCCGGTACCGCAATGGCCGAGTACTTCATGTTCAACGGCCAGGCCGCTTTGATCGTCTACGACGACTTGTCGAAGCAAGCCTCCGCCTACCGCGAACTTTCGCTGTTGATGCGACGTCCGCCAGGTCGTGAAGCCTACCCTGGTGACGTGTTCTATTGCCATAGCCGCCTGTTGGAACGTTCGGCCAAGCTGAGCGACGAACTGGGTGCTGGCTCGCTGACCTCGCTGCCGATCATCGAAACGCTCGAAGGCGAAGTTTCCGCATACATTCCGACCAACGTGATTTCGATTACCGACGGTCAGATTTATCTCCAGCCCGACTTGTTCTTCGCTGGTATTCGTCCAGCTATGAACGTCGGTATCTCGGTCTCCCGCGTGGGTGGTAACGCCCAGATCAAGGCGATGAAGAAGGTCGCCGGTGGTCTGCGTCTCGACCTGGCAGCCTTCCGCGAATTGGAAGCGTTTGCTCAGCTCGGTACCGAACTCGACGAAGCGACCCAGCGTCGTCTCGATCGCGGTTACCGCATGGTCGAACTGCTGAAGCAGGGCCAGTACAAGCCGCTGGACGTCTACGATCAAATTCTCAGCATCTACGCTGGTACCCGTGGTCACTTGGACGAAGTTCCAGTGGTTGACGTGCTGCGTTGGGAAGCTGAATACCTCGAGTTCGCGAAGGCCAAGTACCCGCAGATTCGAGAACAACTGGAAGCGACCAAGGACCTGACCGACGAAGTCCGCGATCTGATGGAAAAGGCAATTGCCGAATTCCAAAAGACCTTCGTTGAGTCGCAGTCCGCCTAA